In Primulina huaijiensis isolate GDHJ02 chromosome 6, ASM1229523v2, whole genome shotgun sequence, a single window of DNA contains:
- the LOC140979870 gene encoding cell division control protein 2 homolog A, giving the protein MDQYEKVEKIGEGTYGVVYKARDRVTNETIALKKIRLEQEDEGVPSTAIREISLLKEMQHGNIVRLQDVVHSEKRLYLVFEYLDLDLKKHMDSCPEFSKDPRLVKMFLYQILRGIAYCHSHRVLHRDLKPQNLLIDRRTNALKLADFGLARAFGIPVRTFTHEVVTLWYRAPEILLGSRHYSTPVDVWSVGCIFAEMVNQQPLFPGDSEIDELFKIFRVMGTPNEDTWPGVTSLPDFKSAFPKWPSKDLSTVVPNLDAAGLNLLGKMLCLDPSKRTTARSALEHEYFKDIGFVP; this is encoded by the exons ATGGATCAG TatgaaaaagttgagaaaatTGGCGAGGGTACTTATGGAGTGGTGTACAAGGCTCGTGATCGCGTAACAAATGAAACAATAGCTCTGAAGAAAATCCGTTTGGAGCAGGAAGATGAGGGAGTGCCAAGCACAGCTATCCGAGAGATTTCTCTCTTGAAAGAGATGCAGCATGGGAATATTGTGAG GTTGCAGGATGTGGTGCACAGTGAAAAACGCTTGTATCTGGTTTTTGaatatttggatttggatttgaagAAACACATGGATTCTTGCCCAGAATTCTCAAAGGATCCTCGTCTGGTCAAA ATGTTTCTGTATCAAATACTTCGTGGTATCGCCTATTGCCATTCTCACCGTGTCCTTCACCGAGACTTGAAGCCTCAGAACTTGCTGATAGATCGCCGGACCAATGCATTAAAGCTTGCAGATTTTGGATTGGCTAGAGCATTTGGTATACCTGTCAGGACATTTACGCATGAG GTTGTGACACTATGGTACAGGGCTCCAGAAATACTACTTGGATCGCGCCACTATTCTACTCCAGTGGATGTGTGGTCAGTTGGTTGTATATTTGCTGAAATGGTAAATCAGCAACCATTGTTTCCTGGGGACTCTGAGATTGATGAactctttaaaatttttag AGTCATGGGTACCCCAAACGAAGATACATGGCCAGGAGTGACTTCTCTTCCTGATTTTAAGTCAGCATTTCCAAAATGGCCATCGAAG GATCTGTCTACTGTGGTTCCAAATCTTGATGCTGCTGGCCTCAACCTCCTTGGG AAAATGCTCTGCTTGGATCCCAGCAAACGGACTACAGCCAGAAGTGCTCTCGAGCACGAGTACTTCAAGGATATTGGATTCGTCCCTTAA
- the LOC140979869 gene encoding tryptophan--tRNA ligase, chloroplastic/mitochondrial isoform X2: protein MGRSLLSHFSILSNISPRSISSILPNRVHLYNCSSRTSVLLQRRIQIGGSFRCLCSVAVSKPSTSENSSSSVKKRIVSGVQPTGSIHLGNYLGAIKNWIELQNTYETLFFIVDLHAITLPYDASQLSKATRDTAAIYLACGVDLSRGSIFVQSHVRAHVELMWLLSSASPIGWLNRMIQFKEKSRKTGDDNVGVALLTYPVLMASDILLYQMSKSAPSDQSRINLLDSKDVIANKIKRCKTDSFPGLEFDNPERPECNNLLSVYQLITYKTKQEVEEECKNMNWGVFKTLLTDALIEHLHPIQVHYAEIMSDATYLDGILAEGASKAETIAEVTINNIYQAMGFLRRQA from the exons ATGGGGCGCTCTTTGCTCTCTCACTTCTCAATCCTCTCCAACATTTCTCCACGCTCCATCTCTTCGAT CTTGCCGAATCGTGTTCATCTTTATAATTGCTCGAGTAGAACGAGTGTGCTACTTCAACGGAGAATTCAAATTGGCGGGAGCTTTCGATGCCTTTGCAGCGTCGCAGTTTCCAAACCTTCGACTTCTGAGAATTCCTCCAGCTCCGTGAA GAAGAGAATAGTCTCTGGCGTCCAGCCCACGGGATCCATACATCTTGGCAATTATCTTGGGGCCATAAAGAATTGGATTGAATTGCAG AATACCTATGAGACACTCTTTTTCATTGTGGACCTTCATGCG ATAACGTTGCCATACGATGCATCACAGTTATCAAAAGCGACAAGAGATACCGCCGCTATTTATTTGGCATGTGGTGTTGATTTATCTAGG GGTTCAATCTTTGTTCAGTCTCATGTTCGTGCTCATGTAGAATTGATGTGGTTATTGAGTTCTGCCAGCCCAATAGGTTGGCTCAACCGGATGATACAATTTAAAGAGAAATCACGAAAGACT GGGGATGACAATGTTGGAGTTGCACTTCTAACCTATCCTGTTCTGATGGCATCTGATATTCTTTTGTATCAG ATGTCAAAATCTGCACCATCTGATCAATCTCGAATCAATTTACTGGATTCAAAAGAT GTAATAGCCAACAAAATAAAACGTTGCAAGACTGATTCATTTCCGGG CTTGGAATTTGATAATCCTGAAAGACCTGAATGTAACAACCTTCTTTCAGTATATCAGCTTATTACCTACAAGACAAAACAG GAAGTTGAAGAAGAATGCAAGAATATGAATTGGGGAGTTTTTAAAACCCTTCTTACTGACGCATTAATTGAGCATCTTCATCCCATCCAG GTTCATTATGCAGAAATTATGTCTGATGCCACTTACTTGGATGGCATTCTAGCTGAGGGTGCTAGCAAAGCTGAGACCATAGCAGAAGTTACCATCAATAACATCTACCAGGCAATGGGATTTTTGCGGAGACAAGCATGA
- the LOC140979869 gene encoding tryptophan--tRNA ligase, chloroplastic/mitochondrial isoform X1, giving the protein MGRSLLSHFSILSNISPRSISSILPNRVHLYNCSSRTSVLLQRRIQIGGSFRCLCSVAVSKPSTSENSSSSVKKRIVSGVQPTGSIHLGNYLGAIKNWIELQNTYETLFFIVDLHAITLPYDASQLSKATRDTAAIYLACGVDLSRGSIFVQSHVRAHVELMWLLSSASPIGWLNRMIQFKEKSRKTGDDNVGVALLTYPVLMASDILLYQSDFVPVGEDQKQHLELTRELAERFNYLYGGRKWKQLGGRGGAIFKVPEPLIPPTGARVMSLTDGLSKMSKSAPSDQSRINLLDSKDVIANKIKRCKTDSFPGLEFDNPERPECNNLLSVYQLITYKTKQEVEEECKNMNWGVFKTLLTDALIEHLHPIQVHYAEIMSDATYLDGILAEGASKAETIAEVTINNIYQAMGFLRRQA; this is encoded by the exons ATGGGGCGCTCTTTGCTCTCTCACTTCTCAATCCTCTCCAACATTTCTCCACGCTCCATCTCTTCGAT CTTGCCGAATCGTGTTCATCTTTATAATTGCTCGAGTAGAACGAGTGTGCTACTTCAACGGAGAATTCAAATTGGCGGGAGCTTTCGATGCCTTTGCAGCGTCGCAGTTTCCAAACCTTCGACTTCTGAGAATTCCTCCAGCTCCGTGAA GAAGAGAATAGTCTCTGGCGTCCAGCCCACGGGATCCATACATCTTGGCAATTATCTTGGGGCCATAAAGAATTGGATTGAATTGCAG AATACCTATGAGACACTCTTTTTCATTGTGGACCTTCATGCG ATAACGTTGCCATACGATGCATCACAGTTATCAAAAGCGACAAGAGATACCGCCGCTATTTATTTGGCATGTGGTGTTGATTTATCTAGG GGTTCAATCTTTGTTCAGTCTCATGTTCGTGCTCATGTAGAATTGATGTGGTTATTGAGTTCTGCCAGCCCAATAGGTTGGCTCAACCGGATGATACAATTTAAAGAGAAATCACGAAAGACT GGGGATGACAATGTTGGAGTTGCACTTCTAACCTATCCTGTTCTGATGGCATCTGATATTCTTTTGTATCAG TCTGATTTTGTTCCTGTTGGTGAAGATCAGAAGCAACACCTAGAATTGACTCGAGAATTAGCTGAGCGTTTTAATTACTTGTATGGAGGAAGAAAATGGAAGCAGTTGGGAGG ACGAGGTGGTGCTATTTTTAAG GTTCCTGAACCCCTTATTCCACCCACTGGAGCTCGTGTGATGTCCCTCACTGATGGTCTTTCCAAG ATGTCAAAATCTGCACCATCTGATCAATCTCGAATCAATTTACTGGATTCAAAAGAT GTAATAGCCAACAAAATAAAACGTTGCAAGACTGATTCATTTCCGGG CTTGGAATTTGATAATCCTGAAAGACCTGAATGTAACAACCTTCTTTCAGTATATCAGCTTATTACCTACAAGACAAAACAG GAAGTTGAAGAAGAATGCAAGAATATGAATTGGGGAGTTTTTAAAACCCTTCTTACTGACGCATTAATTGAGCATCTTCATCCCATCCAG GTTCATTATGCAGAAATTATGTCTGATGCCACTTACTTGGATGGCATTCTAGCTGAGGGTGCTAGCAAAGCTGAGACCATAGCAGAAGTTACCATCAATAACATCTACCAGGCAATGGGATTTTTGCGGAGACAAGCATGA
- the LOC140979872 gene encoding lachrymatory-factor synthase, translated as MEQNISSQTWEARVSTKLEKATAHQIWPLFQDFFGLHQWFPGLAICHGIHGTNGEPGCVRYCAGFGLKTEKINEEESVLRWSTERLIAIDHAQMTFSYEIVDCNIGFKSYVSSIKVVPAGGSGRGCVVEWCFRVDPVVGWKFEDLVGRYEVGLQLMTKKMEAAVTE; from the coding sequence ATGGAGCAAAACATTTCATCACAAACATGGGAAGCGAGGGTTTCAACGAAGCTGGAAAAGGCTACGGCTCACCAAATATGGCCTCTTTTCCAGGATTTCTTCGGGCTTCATCAATGGTTCCCGGGCCTCGCCATATGTCACGGCATCCACGGGACCAACGGAGAGCCGGGCTGCGTGCGTTACTGCGCTGGATTCGGTCTCAAAACAGAGAAAATCAACGAAGAGGAGTCCGTTTTGCGTTGGTCTACGGAGAGACTAATCGCCATTGACCATGCCCAAATGACGTTTAGTTACGAGATTGTGGATTGCAATATTGGGTTCAAGTCCTACGTCTCGAGTATCAAGGTTGTTCCGGCAGGGGGTAGCGGCAGAGGATGTGTCGTTGAATGGTGTTTCCGCGTTGATCCGGTGGTGGGATGGAAATTTGAAGATTTGGTGGGCAGATACGAAGTGGGGTTGCAGCTCATGACTAAGAAGATGGAGGCTGCCGTTACTGAGTAA
- the LOC140979871 gene encoding uncharacterized protein, giving the protein MEAAVTAMQVEELTSGASGRLIPVFRNLRQSILSYQFLRRFLLLFYSFFLWLLLFLPRRHRFSSASSPPSSPKTKSSSIRRRKLIRRRDEEDTLRRRALAEAVEMVTEDIDDMNSRCQWTTSLFFGDRQNALFCRSWFPASGDLKGILIIIHGLNEHSGRYAYFAKQLVSCNFGVYAMDWMGHGGSDGLHGYVPSLDHVVADTGAFLEKIKLENPGVRCFLFGHSTGGAVVLKAGSDPHIEEMLEGIILTSPALRVKPAHPIVGAVAPIFSLVAPRFQFKGANKRGIPVSRDPAAILAKYSDPLVYTGPIRVRTGHEILRISSYLMRNFHSITVPFFVLHGTADRVTDPLASQDLYNEAPSKFKNIKLYEGFLHDLLFEPEREEIAQDIIDWMEKRLRDIGHDTSDGC; this is encoded by the exons ATGGAGGCGGCGGTGACGGCGATGCAGGTGGAGGAGCTAACATCCGGTGCCAGCGGCCGTTTGATACCGGTCTTTAGGAACCTCCGTCAGTCAATCCTCTCCTACCAATTCCTTCGGAGATTTCTCCTCTTATTctattctttctttctttggCTTCTGCTCTTCCTTCCGAGGCGGCACCGATTTTCCTCTGCGAGCTCACCACCTTCGTCCCCCAAAACAAAGTCGTCTTCGATTAGGCGTAGAAAATTGATTCGCCGGAGAGATGAGGAGGATACGCTGAGGCGTAGGGCTTTGGCGGAAGCAGTTGAAATGGTCACGGAGGATATTGATGACATGAATAGCCGGTGCCAGTGGACGACGTCTTTGTTCTTTGGCGATCGACAGAATGCTCTGTTTTGCCGATCCTGGTTTCCGGCATCTGGTGATTTAAA GGGAATTTTAATCATCATACATGGCCTAAATGAACACAG CGGGCGCTATGCCTATTTTGCTAAACAATTAGTCTCCTGCAATTTTGGAGTCTACGCAATGGATTGGATGG GTCATGGAGGAAGTGATGGTTTGCATGGATATGTGCCTTCTCTTGATCATGTTGTTGCAGACACC GGTGCATTTCTGGAAAAAATCAAATTAGAGAACCCAGGGGTACGATGCTTCTTGTTTGGGCATTCTACAGGAGGGGCTGTTGTTTTGAAG GCAGGTTCTGATCCCCACATAGAAGAAATGCTGGAGGGGATCATATTGACTTCACCAGCTTTGCGCGTCAAGCCAGCTCATCCTATTGTTGGT GCTGTGGCACCTATATTTTCATTGGTGGCTCCAAGGTTCCAGTTCAAAGGTGCCAACAAAAGGGGAATTCCAGTATCTAGGGATCCTGCAGCCATCTTAGCCAAGTATTCGGATCCTTTGGTCTACACTGGTCCTATTAGAGTTCGAACAGGCCATGAAATTCTGCGCATCTCTTCATATTTGATGCGCAATTTTCACTCTATCACTGTCCCATTCTTTGTTCTTCATGGAACTGCTGACAGAGTCACTGATCCTCTGGCCTCTCAAGATTTGTACAATGAGGCACCAtcaaagttcaaaaatattaaactcTATGAAGGTTTTTTGCACGATCTTCTCTTTGAACCAGAGCGTGAAGAGATCGCTCAGGATATCATTGATTGGATGGAGAAACGATTGAGAGATATCGGTCACGATACTTCCGATGGTTGTTAA